From a single Shewanella donghaensis genomic region:
- the nrdG gene encoding anaerobic ribonucleoside-triphosphate reductase-activating protein, protein MNYHQYFPTDVINGPGTRCTLFVSGCEHQCRGCYNQSTWDPRSGHEFNKQMEDQIIADLKDTRIKRRGLSLSGGDPLFPANIDAILSLVKRVKQECPDKDIWLWSGYQLEQMSLLQRQVISFVDVLVDGKFEQDLADPSLKWRGSNNQIIHDLVQIDES, encoded by the coding sequence ATGAACTACCACCAGTATTTTCCTACCGATGTTATAAATGGTCCCGGAACCCGTTGCACATTATTTGTGTCAGGTTGTGAGCACCAATGTCGTGGTTGTTATAATCAGTCGACGTGGGATCCACGCTCAGGTCATGAATTTAACAAACAAATGGAAGATCAAATCATTGCAGACTTGAAAGATACGCGTATTAAACGCAGAGGTTTATCTCTGTCGGGTGGTGATCCGCTGTTTCCGGCAAATATAGATGCTATTTTGTCGCTAGTAAAACGCGTAAAGCAAGAGTGTCCAGATAAAGACATTTGGCTATGGAGTGGTTATCAACTTGAACAGATGTCATTATTGCAACGACAAGTGATATCGTTTGTTGATGTACTAGTAGACGGTAAGTTTGAGCAAGATTTAGCCGACCCCAGTTTGAAATGGCGTGGTAGCAATAATCAGATCATTCATGATTTAGTTCAAATAGATGAATCATAA